The following coding sequences are from one Leptolyngbya sp. NIES-3755 window:
- a CDS encoding abortive infection protein (similar to AA sequence:cyanobase_aa:LBDG_32850) gives MLFLMWLPLKIPIEWAVSVFYGVNDAARNLASILTLIVLYLEFILLVRFWGRFVYHEPLFRAYGLRQPRQTIRNVLQGLTIGLGSLLLMFAIQGILGWVQWQIPSSTFARIALEGGVMAIAVGFVEELLFRGWLLNELDRDYSPQISLLVSSVIYAALHGIRPQIFALVILGATLVWAKRATRGRLGLSIGFHTGVVWGYYLVNVGQLVTFTNRVPAWVTGIDRNPLAGIMGILALSTIAILMRSTALKRTRI, from the coding sequence ATGCTGTTTCTCATGTGGCTGCCTCTGAAGATTCCGATCGAATGGGCAGTCAGTGTCTTTTATGGCGTAAACGATGCGGCTCGGAACTTAGCTTCAATTCTGACGCTGATTGTTCTGTATTTAGAATTCATTCTTCTTGTAAGGTTCTGGGGACGATTTGTTTATCATGAACCGCTGTTTAGAGCGTATGGACTGAGACAGCCGCGCCAAACGATTCGGAATGTTTTGCAAGGATTAACGATCGGGCTTGGAAGTCTTCTTCTGATGTTTGCGATTCAAGGAATTTTAGGCTGGGTGCAGTGGCAAATTCCTTCGAGTACCTTTGCGCGAATTGCTTTAGAAGGGGGAGTCATGGCGATCGCAGTTGGATTCGTAGAGGAATTGCTGTTTCGAGGCTGGTTGTTGAATGAACTCGATCGCGATTATTCTCCTCAAATTTCGCTCCTGGTCAGTAGCGTCATTTATGCGGCATTGCATGGGATTCGTCCACAAATTTTTGCTCTCGTAATTCTGGGAGCGACTCTAGTCTGGGCAAAACGAGCTACACGGGGACGATTGGGATTGTCGATCGGCTTTCATACGGGAGTCGTTTGGGGCTATTACCTTGTCAATGTAGGGCAATTAGTAACATTCACAAATCGAGTACCAGCTTGGGTGACAGGAATCGATCGCAATCCGTTAGCTGGGATTATGGGAATTTTGGCGCTAAGTACGATCGCGATTTTGATGCGATCAACTGCACTTAAGAGAACGAGGATTTGA
- a CDS encoding radical SAM domain protein (similar to AA sequence:cyanobase_aa:LBDG_09870), with amino-acid sequence MRVLLLYPVFPQSFWSFEKALELVGRKAMLPPLGLITVAAILPQEWEFKLVDRNLRNVTEAEWEWADLVLMSAMIVQKQDLLAQIQEAKRRGKRVAIGGPYATSLPNEVAEADYLILDEGEITLPKFIEAIERGDTNGTYRSDGNRPDVTITPIPRFDLLDFDAYDNMSVQFSRGCPFQCEFCDIIVLYGRKPRTKSPEQLLAELDRLYELGWRRTIFMVDDNFIGNKRNVKLLLRAMKDWMEEHNYPFHLSTEASVDLAQDDELMELMVESNFNAVFLGIETPDEASLSLTNKHQNTRNSLSDAVDAIARKGLRVMAGFIIGFDNETSGAGDRIVRFVEQTTIPIAIFSMLQALPDTALWHRLKREGRLVENNANLNQSTLMNFVPTRPLEEVTREYIDGFWRLYDPVNYLDRTYRHFLKLGAPRHSKKLRKLTWKVIQAFLIVCWRQGVVRETRWKFWHHLYNILKQNPKVAEHYLAVCALNEHFLDYREEVRTKIEAQLADYLARQQLNQSLEAVPSDAQTV; translated from the coding sequence ATGCGTGTTTTATTGCTCTATCCTGTCTTTCCACAAAGCTTTTGGTCGTTTGAAAAAGCGCTAGAGCTAGTCGGTCGAAAAGCCATGTTACCACCGTTGGGACTGATTACGGTGGCTGCGATTTTGCCGCAAGAATGGGAATTTAAACTGGTCGATCGTAATCTTCGCAACGTCACTGAAGCAGAATGGGAATGGGCAGATTTAGTGCTGATGTCTGCGATGATTGTGCAAAAGCAGGATCTTCTCGCACAGATTCAAGAAGCAAAACGACGAGGAAAACGAGTTGCGATCGGAGGTCCTTATGCAACTTCGCTGCCGAATGAAGTGGCAGAAGCAGACTATCTGATTTTGGATGAAGGAGAAATTACCTTACCGAAGTTTATTGAAGCGATCGAGCGAGGTGATACGAACGGAACTTATCGATCGGATGGTAATCGACCGGATGTGACCATTACGCCGATTCCTCGATTTGATCTGCTGGATTTTGATGCTTACGATAATATGTCGGTGCAGTTCTCACGCGGTTGTCCGTTTCAGTGTGAATTCTGCGACATTATTGTTCTGTATGGGCGTAAACCTCGGACGAAAAGCCCAGAGCAATTGTTAGCAGAACTCGATCGATTATATGAACTGGGTTGGCGACGCACGATTTTCATGGTCGATGATAATTTCATTGGCAATAAACGCAATGTGAAACTGCTCCTCAGAGCGATGAAAGATTGGATGGAAGAGCATAACTATCCATTCCATCTCAGCACTGAGGCTTCTGTCGATTTGGCACAAGATGATGAACTGATGGAATTGATGGTGGAATCTAACTTCAATGCAGTGTTCTTAGGAATTGAAACACCAGATGAGGCTAGTTTATCGCTCACGAATAAACATCAGAATACTCGGAATTCTCTGTCCGATGCGGTAGATGCGATCGCTAGAAAAGGTCTGCGTGTAATGGCAGGCTTCATCATCGGATTTGACAATGAAACCTCTGGAGCAGGCGATCGGATTGTGCGATTTGTGGAACAGACCACCATTCCGATCGCAATTTTCTCGATGCTGCAAGCTTTACCGGATACGGCACTCTGGCATCGTTTGAAACGAGAAGGTCGCTTGGTTGAGAACAATGCCAACTTGAATCAATCGACATTGATGAACTTTGTGCCGACTCGTCCACTTGAAGAAGTCACCCGCGAGTACATTGATGGATTTTGGCGACTGTATGACCCGGTGAACTATCTCGATCGAACCTATCGCCATTTCTTGAAGCTAGGTGCGCCAAGACACTCCAAAAAGCTTAGAAAACTCACCTGGAAAGTTATTCAAGCATTCCTAATTGTCTGCTGGCGACAAGGTGTTGTCAGAGAAACACGCTGGAAATTCTGGCATCATCTGTATAACATTCTCAAACAGAATCCAAAGGTGGCAGAACATTACCTTGCTGTCTGTGCGCTGAATGAGCATTTCCTGGACTATCGCGAAGAAGTTCGTACCAAGATTGAGGCTCAGTTGGCGGACTATCTCGCTCGACAACAACTGAATCAAAGCTTAGAAGCTGTTCCTTCAGATGCTCAAACAGTCTAA
- a CDS encoding hypothetical protein (conserved membrane hypothetical protein;~similar to AA sequence:cyanobase_aa:LBDG_44130) yields MLTAFTAGLLLITVSELGDKTFFIAMCLAMRHSRRYVFLGSILALAAMTLLSVVIGQFATILPKPAIHYGTIVLFIVFGFKMLYDASKMPIECRETSLATSGECASDAEKEALEAVSQAEANLRRKTPFAISLEAFTLTFIAEWGDRTQINTMVLAASNNAIGVTIGSIVGHAICCAIAVFGGRLIASRISERTVTLIGGVLFFVFALHTWWFEKI; encoded by the coding sequence ATGCTAACAGCATTTACAGCAGGTTTATTACTGATCACTGTGTCGGAATTGGGCGATAAAACGTTCTTTATCGCGATGTGCCTGGCAATGCGGCATTCTCGTCGCTATGTTTTTCTTGGCTCGATTCTCGCTTTGGCAGCGATGACCCTTCTTTCTGTGGTGATTGGGCAGTTTGCGACGATTCTACCCAAACCCGCGATTCACTATGGCACGATCGTGCTTTTTATCGTGTTTGGTTTCAAGATGCTCTACGATGCGAGCAAAATGCCGATCGAATGTCGCGAAACCTCTTTAGCGACCAGTGGAGAGTGTGCGTCTGATGCCGAGAAAGAAGCCCTTGAAGCGGTTTCTCAAGCGGAGGCAAATCTTAGGAGGAAAACTCCATTTGCGATTTCTTTAGAAGCTTTTACGCTGACTTTCATCGCAGAATGGGGCGATCGGACTCAGATTAATACGATGGTTCTTGCTGCCTCGAATAATGCGATCGGGGTGACGATCGGTTCGATTGTGGGTCATGCGATTTGTTGTGCGATCGCAGTTTTCGGAGGTCGCCTGATCGCGTCTCGGATTTCAGAACGCACCGTCACACTGATTGGCGGAGTTCTATTCTTCGTCTTCGCGCTCCACACCTGGTGGTTTGAAAAGATTTAG
- a CDS encoding hypothetical protein (hypothetical protein cce_3345;~similar to AA sequence:cyanobase_aa:LBDG_32870): MCIIAILSKPSKIDQPDGTVAGYRSQILELENALIKPSYKSMAADSQQFHSSQIVFLEHNAARLYAEVVQFVESRGLCWVRPIALVTSEGDWTDGDRLTLQDLQDGSDLMCPAVLFREALDMEVLPVLARLGAESKERNPLSHRHLHQFIQQIWQARPEVFENKAP; this comes from the coding sequence ATGTGCATTATCGCTATTCTATCTAAACCGTCGAAAATCGATCAACCAGATGGGACAGTAGCAGGTTATCGCTCCCAAATTCTAGAATTAGAAAATGCTTTGATAAAACCTTCATATAAGTCTATGGCTGCCGATTCTCAGCAGTTTCACTCTTCCCAAATCGTCTTTCTCGAACACAATGCCGCTCGTCTCTACGCTGAAGTGGTGCAATTTGTGGAATCGAGGGGACTCTGTTGGGTTCGCCCGATTGCGCTCGTGACCTCTGAGGGAGATTGGACCGATGGAGATCGCTTAACGCTGCAAGATCTCCAAGATGGATCGGATCTAATGTGTCCTGCCGTTCTGTTTCGAGAAGCTTTAGACATGGAAGTTCTACCGGTTTTAGCCCGATTAGGAGCCGAATCGAAAGAGCGAAATCCGCTGTCACATCGTCATTTACATCAGTTCATTCAGCAGATATGGCAAGCGCGTCCAGAAGTATTCGAGAATAAAGCACCTTAA
- a CDS encoding ATP-dependent Clp protease adaptor protein ClpS (similar to AA sequence:cyanobase_aa:LBDG_32860) — MSVETIEKRSTTRKLAPRYRVLLHNDDYNSMEYVVQALIETVPSLTQPQAVNIMMETHNSGVGLVITCAQEHAEFYSETLKMKGLDSTIEPDE, encoded by the coding sequence GTGTCTGTTGAAACTATTGAAAAGCGTTCAACAACCCGAAAACTTGCACCGCGCTACCGAGTTTTACTGCATAACGACGACTACAACTCGATGGAATACGTGGTGCAGGCGTTGATTGAAACGGTTCCAAGTCTAACTCAGCCCCAAGCCGTCAATATCATGATGGAAACTCACAATAGTGGAGTTGGGTTGGTGATTACCTGCGCTCAAGAACACGCGGAGTTTTATAGTGAAACGCTAAAAATGAAGGGCTTGGATAGTACGATCGAGCCTGACGAATAA
- a CDS encoding hypothetical protein (hypothetical protein Npun_F6243;~similar to AA sequence:cyanobase_aa:LBDG_22990) gives MTSMNASDLDQAIAKFQSLPANDQLALLGLLFKNLSGSIPATAFSSANSSEMTGLIQEIQAQSTDEQVQTLGGFLRSKTGPGDEIALDPNPSKAMVELIPGNKQPTNSGGDRYKAMDGNTRLAFWYQLGQQLASGIPTDATLSSEATQLLMELQPLSPEEQASFVSQLA, from the coding sequence ATGACTTCGATGAATGCCAGCGATCTCGACCAAGCGATCGCTAAATTTCAAAGCTTGCCCGCGAACGATCAACTTGCTTTATTAGGTCTGCTATTCAAAAATCTCTCTGGCTCAATTCCTGCAACTGCATTCAGTAGTGCAAATAGCAGTGAGATGACTGGATTGATTCAAGAAATTCAGGCACAGTCTACTGACGAACAAGTTCAAACGCTAGGCGGCTTCCTCAGAAGCAAAACGGGACCAGGCGATGAGATTGCACTCGATCCGAATCCGAGTAAAGCGATGGTAGAACTGATTCCTGGCAATAAGCAGCCTACGAATTCAGGAGGCGATCGCTACAAGGCAATGGATGGCAACACTCGTTTGGCGTTTTGGTATCAACTTGGTCAACAGTTAGCGAGTGGCATTCCAACAGATGCAACTCTGTCCTCGGAAGCAACTCAATTGTTGATGGAGCTACAACCGCTGAGTCCAGAGGAACAAGCGAGTTTTGTGAGCCAGCTTGCATAA
- a CDS encoding anti-sigma-factor antagonist (similar to AA sequence:cyanobase_aa:LBDG_32880), translated as MQSLLVRPQTTIIRPCGSLNAATASDFQRQFHAAILSEQNSALLIDMSQVESLDSAGLMALVSTLNLAQANGKRLSLCCVSVSIRIVFELTQLDRVFEIFESLSAFELATA; from the coding sequence ATGCAGAGTTTGCTCGTCCGTCCACAAACTACCATCATTCGCCCGTGCGGTTCTCTCAACGCTGCAACCGCTTCCGACTTCCAACGCCAATTTCATGCCGCGATTCTTTCTGAACAAAATAGCGCTCTTCTCATCGATATGAGCCAGGTTGAATCCTTGGACAGCGCGGGTTTAATGGCGTTGGTTTCGACCCTAAATCTGGCGCAAGCGAACGGAAAACGGTTGAGCCTCTGTTGTGTTTCAGTCTCGATCCGGATCGTATTTGAACTGACGCAACTTGATCGAGTCTTTGAGATTTTCGAGAGTCTGTCCGCGTTTGAACTAGCAACCGCTTGA
- a CDS encoding hypothetical protein (conserved hypothetical protein;~similar to AA sequence:cyanobase_aa:LBDG_47420), protein MPSGRTHDSITLWSLPIVALIAFGLTQSGNLTLLVSGGFLFAGLMFGPDLDIYSQQYKRWGILRWIWLPYRRSMRHRSIFSHGAIIGTIGRILYLGVWIALFAIIGIFISAIAQQFLGVTAQWQTVAQSAIAATIQFSIVLIQKASIECLALIIGLELGAMSHSLSDWIGSTIKRWNKRRKR, encoded by the coding sequence ATGCCTTCTGGTCGTACTCATGACAGCATTACTCTCTGGAGTTTACCGATCGTAGCTCTCATCGCGTTCGGGCTGACTCAAAGCGGCAACCTCACCTTACTCGTTTCCGGTGGATTTCTTTTTGCTGGCTTGATGTTTGGTCCCGATTTAGATATCTACTCACAACAGTACAAACGCTGGGGAATTCTGCGCTGGATCTGGTTGCCTTATCGTCGGAGTATGCGACATCGATCGATATTTTCCCACGGCGCAATCATCGGCACGATCGGACGAATTCTTTATCTCGGAGTTTGGATTGCGCTATTCGCGATTATTGGAATTTTCATTAGCGCGATCGCTCAACAATTTCTCGGCGTGACGGCTCAATGGCAAACTGTTGCACAATCGGCGATCGCAGCAACAATTCAATTCTCGATCGTGCTGATCCAAAAAGCCTCGATCGAATGTTTAGCATTAATCATCGGACTCGAACTCGGTGCAATGAGTCACAGTTTGAGTGATTGGATTGGGTCTACGATCAAACGCTGGAACAAGCGACGGAAGCGCTAA
- a CDS encoding hypothetical protein (hypothetical protein L8106_10662;~similar to AA sequence:cyanobase_aa:LBDG_44920) yields the protein MGQYDRLILMAEDELTQYSTDARKIEKLRQKIGLSVSATEQKQVKEQLLAEMPTDPINKLIADQRQTVALPFWGIAGLGLLFGISMSQPLDFIATIAGGAIAFQVQKIGWQLQAKRLVLQTLEDIEERVKKPN from the coding sequence ATGGGACAGTACGATCGCTTAATTCTGATGGCAGAAGATGAACTGACGCAGTACAGCACTGATGCCCGGAAAATTGAGAAATTGCGGCAAAAAATTGGATTGTCCGTCTCAGCGACAGAACAAAAACAGGTTAAAGAGCAACTTTTAGCAGAGATGCCGACTGATCCGATCAATAAACTAATCGCAGATCAGCGTCAGACCGTTGCATTACCGTTCTGGGGAATTGCAGGGTTAGGGCTATTGTTTGGAATTTCGATGTCGCAGCCGTTGGATTTTATTGCCACGATCGCAGGAGGCGCGATCGCATTTCAAGTTCAGAAAATCGGTTGGCAACTTCAGGCAAAACGCCTTGTCCTTCAGACTCTAGAAGATATCGAAGAACGAGTGAAGAAGCCGAATTAA
- a CDS encoding MazG protein homolog (similar to AA sequence:cyanobase_aa:LBDG_47410) — protein sequence MNASMSETLKALQELIEVVAQLRNPEGGCPWDLAQTPQSLMPYVIEEAYEVVDALRSGDEAAIADELGDLLLQVVLQAQVAKDQQQFDLTTVAQNITAKLIRRHPHVFNDLEVQSVDEVHQNWEKIKATENGEEPKLSDKLRKYARSLPPLMAGMKISQKAAKAGFEWDSIDGVWDKFHEELAEFQHALQHESKENQQAELGDLLFTIINLARWADLDPAEALQGTNDRFIQRLVQMEAVVDRPLSEYSLEELEQFWQEAKKKLAKERS from the coding sequence ATGAATGCTTCAATGTCTGAAACGTTAAAAGCGCTGCAAGAACTAATCGAAGTAGTCGCACAACTGAGAAACCCAGAAGGCGGGTGTCCTTGGGATTTAGCACAAACGCCACAAAGTTTGATGCCTTATGTGATTGAAGAAGCGTATGAGGTTGTAGACGCGCTTCGGAGTGGAGATGAAGCTGCGATCGCAGATGAACTCGGTGATCTCCTCCTCCAAGTCGTTCTGCAAGCTCAAGTCGCAAAAGATCAACAACAATTCGATCTAACAACGGTTGCTCAAAATATCACCGCAAAGCTAATTCGTCGTCATCCTCACGTTTTCAATGATTTGGAAGTGCAGAGCGTTGATGAAGTTCATCAGAACTGGGAAAAGATTAAAGCAACTGAAAATGGTGAAGAACCAAAATTAAGCGACAAATTGAGAAAATACGCTCGATCGCTTCCTCCTTTGATGGCTGGAATGAAAATTTCTCAGAAAGCGGCGAAAGCGGGATTCGAGTGGGATTCGATCGATGGTGTTTGGGATAAGTTCCACGAAGAACTAGCCGAATTCCAACACGCACTTCAACACGAAAGCAAAGAAAATCAACAAGCAGAACTTGGAGATCTCCTATTCACGATTATCAATTTGGCTAGATGGGCAGACCTTGATCCAGCGGAAGCACTCCAGGGAACAAACGATCGCTTTATTCAGCGATTAGTCCAAATGGAAGCGGTGGTCGATCGACCTTTATCAGAATATTCTCTTGAAGAACTTGAACAATTTTGGCAAGAGGCAAAGAAGAAATTGGCAAAAGAGCGATCGTAA